A window of Ictidomys tridecemlineatus isolate mIctTri1 chromosome 15, mIctTri1.hap1, whole genome shotgun sequence contains these coding sequences:
- the Smpd3 gene encoding sphingomyelin phosphodiesterase 3, with product MVLYTTPFPNSCLSALHAVSWALIFPCYWLVDRLAASFIPTTYEKRQRADDPCCLQLLCTALFTPVYLALLVAALPFAFLGFLFWSPLQSARRPYIYSRLEDKSPAGGAALLGEWKGTGAGKSFCFATANLCLLPDSLARLNNLFNTQARAKEIGQRIRNGAARPQIKIYIDSPTNTSISAASFSSLVSPQGGDGGARAVPGSIKRTASVEYKGDGGRHPGDEAANGPAPGDPADGNLEDACIVRIGGEEGGRPPEGDDPATGSQARNGAGGGPRGQTPNHNQRDGDSGSLGSPSASRESLVKARAGPDGGGAGEPGANSKLLYKASVVKKAARRRRHPDEAFDHEVSAFFPANLDFLCLQEVFDKRAAAKLKEQLHGYFEYILYDVGVYGCRGCCSFKCLNSGLLFASRYPVMDVAYHCYPNGRSFDALASKGALFLKVQVGSTPQDQRIVGYIACTHLHAPPEDSAIRCEQLDLLQDWLADFRKSTSSSSAANPEELVAFDVICGDLNFDNCSSDDKLEQQHSLFTRYKDPCRLGPGEEKPWAIGTLLDTNGLYDEDVCTPDNLQKVLESEEGRREYLAFPTSKSPGSGQKGRKDLLKGNGRRIDYMLHAEEGLCPDWKAEVEEFSFITQLSGLTDHLPVAMRLMVSAGEEEA from the exons ATGGTTTTGTACACGACCCCCTTTCCCAATAGCTGTCTGTCCGCCCTGCACGCTGTGTCCTGGGCCCTCATCTTCCCATGTTACTGGCTGGTGGACCGGCTGGCGGCCTCCTTCATACCCACCACCTACGAGAAGCGCCAGCGGGCAGACGACCCGTGTTGCCTGCAGCTGCTCTGCACCGCCCTCTTCACGCCTGTCTACCTGGCCCTCCTGGTGGCCGCTCTGCCCTTCGCCTTTCTCGGGTTTCTCTTCTGGTCCCCCCTGCAGTCTGCCCGCCGGCCCTACATCTACTCACGGCTGGAAGACAAGAGCCCGGCTGGCGGGGCAGCCCTGCTTGGTGAATGGAAGGGCACGGGGGCTGGCAAAAGCTTCTGCTTCGCCACCGCCAACCTCTGCCTCCTCCCCGACTCGCTGGCCAGGCTCAACAACCTTTTCAACACCCAAGCGCGGGCCAAAGAGATCGGGCAGAGAATCCGCAATGGGGCGGCCCGGCCCCAGATCAAAATCTACATTGATTCCCCCACCAACACCTCCATCAGTGCGGCCAGCTTCAGCAGCCTTGTGTCACCACAGGGCGGCGATGGCGGGGCCCGGGCTGTTCCTGGGAGCATTAAAAGGACAGCCTCTGTGGAATACAAGGGCGATGGCGGGCGTCACCCGGGTGACGAGGCTGCCAATGGCCCAGCCCCTGGGGACCCAGCTGATGGCAACCTGGAGGACGCCTGCATTGTGCGCATTGGTGGCGAGGAGGGGGGCCGGCCACCTGAAGGCGATGACCCTGCCACTGGGAGCCAAGCCAGGAATGGGGCTGGTGGAGGCCCAAGGGGCCAGACGCCCAACCACAATCAGCGGGATGGGGATTCGGGGAGCCTGGGCAGCCCCTCGGCCTCCAGGGAGTCCCTGGTGAAGGCTCGGGCTGGGCCGGATGGCGGTGGCGCCGGGGAGCCTGGTGCCAACAGCAAGCTCCTGTACAAGGCCTCGGTGGTGAAGAAAGCCGCCCGCAGGAGGCGGCACCCCGACGAGGCCTTTGACCATGAGGTCTCGGCCTTCTTCCCCGCCAACCTGGACTTCCTGTGCCTGCAGGAGGTGTTTGACAAGCGGGCAGCCGCCAAGTTGAAAGAGCAGCTGCATGGCTACTTTGAGTACATCCTATATGACGTGGGGGTCTACGGCTGCCGCGGCTGCTGCAGCTTCAAGTGTCTCAACAGCGGCCTCCTCTTTGCCAGCCGCTACCCAGTCATGGACGTGGCCTATCACTGTTACCCCAACGGGCGCAGCTTCGATGCCCTGGCCTCTAAGGGAGCTCTGTTTCTCAAG GTGCAGGTGGGAAGCACACCTCAGGACCAAAGAATCGTCGGGTACATCGCCTGCACACACCTGCATGCCCCACCAG AGGACAGTGCCATCCGGTGTGAGCAGCTGGATCTGCTTCAGGACTGGCTGGCTGATTTCCGAAAATCTACCTCCTCGTCCAGCGCAGCCAACCCCGAGGAGCTGGTGGCGTTTGACGTCATCTGCGGAGATTTGAACTTTGACAACTGTTCCTCTG ATGACAAGCTGGAGCAGCAGCACTCCCTGTTTACACGCTACAAGGACCCATGCcgcctggggcctggggaggagAAGCCGTGGGCCATTG GTACCTTGCTGGACACAAATGGCCTCTACGATGAGGATGTGTGCACCCCTGACAATCTGCAAAA GGTCCTGGAGAGCGAGGAAGGCCGCAGGGAGTACCTGGCTTTTCCCACTAGCAAGAGTCCCGGGTCTGGTCAGAAGGGGCGGAAGGACCTGCTAAAGGGCAATGGACGTCGCATCGACTACATGCTGCATGCCGAGGAGGGGCTGTGCCCCGACTGGAAGGCC GAAGTGGAAGAATTCAGTTTTATCACTCAACTGTCTGGCCTGACGGACCACCTTCCGGTGGCCATGCGGCTGATGGTGtctgcaggggaggaggaggcgTAG